The Euphorbia lathyris chromosome 2, ddEupLath1.1, whole genome shotgun sequence genome includes a window with the following:
- the LOC136220432 gene encoding (+)-neomenthol dehydrogenase: MEVKLQHYHLPSSSSSSSSIRWWSKEMVAIVTGANKGIGFSLVKELAEAGLTVILTARDVDRGLKAVEDLRRNYGLHVLFYRLDVSDFTSIQTFVQQFHNDFGVFDILVNNAAVSFNDIHENSVEHAETVIKTNFTGPKLLIDSLLPFYRRSHSRSRILNISSRLGSINKLKNLEIKEMLVSEDLKEEEIERMIKDFIQNVKYGTWKTKGWPEIWTDYSVSKLALNAYSRVLAKRYKDSGLSVNCFCPGFTQTSMTGGKGTHTAQHAAVFAATLALLPPQHLPTATFFMGFTPGIISKL, from the exons ATGGAAGTCAAATTACAACATTATCATctcccttcctcttcttcctcctcctcctccatcAGGTGGTGGTCGAAAGAGATGGTGGCTATTGTGACCGGAGCAAACAAAGGGATtgggttttctttagtaaaagAGCTAGCAGAAGCTGGTCTTACCGTAATACTAACTGCTAGAGATGTTGATAGAGGATTGAAAGCTGTTGAAGATCTCAGACGAAACTATGGACTTCATGTTCTTTTTTATCGTCTTGATGTTTCTGATTTTACCTCCATTCAAACCTTCGTCCAACAATTTCACAATGATTTTGGAGTTTTCGATATTCTT GTGAATAATGCAGCTGTATCGTTCAACGATATCCATGAAAACAGTGTGGAACATGCAGAAACTGtaatcaaaaccaatttcacCGGACCCAAATTACTCATCGACTCACTCTTGCCTTTCTACCGCCGATCTCATTCTCGTAGCCGCATCCTTAACATTAGCTCCAGACTCGGCTCCATCAAT AAACTGAAAAACCTAGAGATAAAAGAGATGCTAGTAAGTGAAGATttaaaagaggaagagatagaaagaatgataaaagaTTTCATTCAAAACGTGAAGTATGGGACTTGGAAAACCAAAGGATGGCCTGAAATATGGACCGACTATTCAGTGTCGAAATTGGCCCTAAATGCATATTCAAGGGTTTTGGCTAAAAGGTATAAAGATTCTGGTTTAAGTGTAAATTGCTTCTGCCCTGGCTTCACTCAGACCTCCATGACCGGTGGCAAAGGCACCCACACCGCCCAACACGCCGCCGTTTTTGCTGCTACCCTCGCTTTGCTTCCTCCTCAACACCTTCCAACTGCCACCTTTTTTATGGGCTTTACTCCTGGCATCATTTCTAAATTATAA
- the LOC136218001 gene encoding tyrosine--tRNA ligase 1, cytoplasmic gives MSMEEEQTPPSEAMQSLSVNSESNSTSASSSSTTPQMTVEERYRIVRSVGEECIQEDELLNLLSKKPQPICYDGFEPSGRMHIAQGVMKTISVNKLTAGGCKVKIWIADWFAQLNNKMGGDLKKIQTVGRYLIEIWKAVGMDLEGDKVEFLWSSEEINARASEYWPLVMDIARRNKLPRIMRCVQIMGRNEQDELTAAQILYPCMQCADIFFLKADICQLGMDQRKVNVLAREYCDDIKRKNKPIILSHHMLPGLQQGQEKMSKSDPSSSIFMEDEEAEVNVKIKKAYCPPNVVEGNPCLDYLKFIVFPWFNEFKVERSEGNGGDRIFTSFEELVAEYGSGQLHPADLKPALSKALNKILQPVRDHFKNDANAKDLLKRVKGYRVTR, from the exons ATGTCAATGGAGGAGGAGCAAACGCCGCCATCAGAAGCGATGCAATCCCTCTCAGTCAACTCAGAGTCAAATTCCACTTCTGCTTCCTCTTCCTCTACAACGCCACA GATGACTGTAGAGGAGAGGTACCGAATCGTGAGGAGCGTAGGTGAAGAGTGCATACAAGAGGATGAACTTTTGAATCTTCTTTCTAAGAAGCCTCAACCTATTTGCTATGATGGCTTCGAGCCTTCTGGGAGAATGCACATCGCTCAG GGAGTTATGAAGACAATAAGTGTGAACAAACTGACTGCTGGTGGTTGCAAAGTGAAAATTTGGATTGCTGATTGGTTTGCCCAGCTAAACAACAAAATGGGGGGTGATTTGAAGAAGATTCAAACAGTTGGCCGTTATTTGATTGAGATATGGAAGGCAGTTGGCATGGATCTTGAGGGTGATAAAGTGGAATTTCTATGGTCTTCTGAAGAAATCAATGCTAGGGCATCAGAGTACTGGCCTCTTGTTATGGATATAGCTCGGAGGAACAAGCTTCCTAGGATAATGAG GTGTGTTCAGATAATGGGCCGTAATGAGCAAGACGAGTTGACAGCAGCCCAGATTCTATATCCTTGTATGCAGTGTGCCGACATATTTTTTCTCAAG GCTGACATCTGTCAGTTGGGCATGGATCAACGGAAAGTGAATGTACTTGCAAGGGAATACTGTGATGACATCAAGAGGAAGAACAAACCCATCATTTTATCTCATC ACATGCTACCAGGTTTACAGCAAGGGCAAGAAAAGATGTCAAAGAGTGATCCATCTTCCTCTATCTTTATGGAGGATGAAGAG GCTGAAGTAAACGTGAAGATAAAAAAGGCATATTGTCCTCCAAATGTTGTTGAAGGAAACCCTTGTCTAGATTATCTCAAATTCATTGTCTTCCCATGGTTTAATGAATTCAAAGTGGAGCGAAGTGAAGGCAATGGTGGAGACAG GATCTTTACAAGTTTTGAAGAACTTGTTGCCGAGTATGGAAGTGGTCAATTGCATCCTGCTGATCTGAAACCTGCTTTATCTAAAGCACTAAACAAAATACTGCAG CCTGTACGTGATCATTTCAAAAATGATGCTAATGCTAAGGATCTGTTAAAACGGGTCAAG GGTTATAGAGTAACGAGATGA